The Cyprinus carpio isolate SPL01 chromosome A19, ASM1834038v1, whole genome shotgun sequence genome has a segment encoding these proteins:
- the LOC109111800 gene encoding KAT8 regulatory NSL complex subunit 1-like — protein sequence MLSANRECWRQPTVRGKARRVKREARLPFEKGKKDVNGASLYVTPGHANDTAMYYYCNRNKMSASAAGPGVESCGAGCPHSASRCCGGGGCGEPVSGDGSSAAAATATSAAPVRSSDRESSVAEAQAFREWDDATSGDADPAQKMNEEGFFTNGAADITREGDECADSGEYGGGRGRFCRQSTGAGEDNTINIDHEGAGLRCFMSAKTRRDERRASARLPPVRIARARRGHTAHAETERAMLTVAARCGHGNYDPAVIKRRGCSFTRASKRVCFSGKYCGSSDAAARVGSNGEAHVKSSANTAETFRRTSLGRTHCENTTVAQKINFAACPPDESAQLPTCRTAKGRVRLYRVRSFLSSSANYNNGVSGNGAPHNSLQLQSSLQAEPELRDCVKKPLCALSIPFQSECGPPNGPEPQKCDHTGMGIDAHGTEGPSTEQIEAVRGVAERRQAELEGRTDHLWRRLQAVQVKQVERHVTQQLHGLHRSLGLSCTRRPTAVSRNSAELSRLARSCSEILRTAESTLDSDHTASSSGGDSDSEEDEGLERGGRPFRTLPIKSIVTGKEWQWAESRAWLGSRWVWLQTQVSELEYRIRALTELYTHLRQGKVRSTHSAPDTPLRASNPSSTSHNYKLSSAGDPNRKWQTEDTTTPQTVPSPPPSAARVRPLLRQRRHKLVRLEDRTALGSKAVSLQCWCEPPAVCVLCGGATPRSPSEIKHLRMRQTWLDMSVHPVLSMPSDSPLALHCGIRPLAGHHSHNSLQWTDMSSMSSWPGRRGQGRVGRMRRRLVCPRPPNALPPLFNTPGGSGCRSQRGVIIPNCLHPRALDLPILPATPPTTDTPTQPLRRRRAESSFDIDNLVMPLGLAGLGARVQRLQYKEIITPSWRELDSLSGLSKNQEGAHALLFNYNKTQYQPNGEGLDNEEEEVEDLSDAVFLSRHAVCESRERSRWGSWARRRRRGRSSSSYHGDWKSSRGLEQTPGSPDSRQSHFAEGDVSPCSPFCTGAEDPFSQAEDEQQAALPWERRSFPLQESELQWLQEEEEAEPDEDLCTASGRSQSTDSGISVGSLELSPRTPQQHSGTERATPHTLSCKPATQTTVSTAQDSPTLPLSLYTSSPLS from the exons ATGCTCAGTGCGAATAGGGAGTGTTGGAGACAGCCAACAGTGCGGGGAAAGGCAAGACGGGTGAAAAGAGAAGCCCGTCTTCCTTtcgaaaaggggaaaaaagacgtTAATGGAGCTTCGTTGTATGTCACACCCGGCCATGCCAACGACACAGCGATGTATTATTACTGTAATCGGAATAAAATGAGCGCTAGTGCAGCCGGGCCTGGAGTGGAGAGCTGCGGGGCCGGGTGTCCGCATAGCGCCAGCCGCTGCTGCGGGGGAGGAGGCTGCGGTGAGCCCGTCAGCGGTGACGGAAGCTCGGCCGCTGCGGCTACAGCCACCAGCGCTGCCCCAGTGCGGAGCTCAGACAGGGAGAGCAGCGTAGCCGAGGCCCAGGCGTTCCGCGAATGGGACGATGCCACCTCCGGCGATGCGGATCCGGCCCAGAAAATGAACGAGGAGGGATTTTTTACGAACGGCGCTGCTGATATCACACGGGAGGGAGACGAATGCGCGGATTCGGGGGAATACGGCGGAGGACGCGGGCGATTTTGTAGACAAAGCACTGGAGCGGGCGAGGATAACACCATTAATATTGATCACGAGGGAGCTGGCTTGCGGTGTTTCATGAGCGCTAAGACAAGAAGGGACGAGCGCAGAGCGAGCGCGAGACTGCCGCCGGTGCGCATCGCGAGAGCCCGACGAGGACACACGGCTCACGCCGAGACCGAGCGCGCGATGTTGACAGTCGCTGCAAGGTGTGGTCACGGGAATTACGACCCCGCGGTCATTAAGCGCCGGGGATGCAGTTTCACCCGAGCCTCCAAGAGGGTGTGTTTCTCGGGCAAGTACTGCGGCAGCTCGGACGCCGCGGCCCGCGTTGGTTCAAATGGTGAAGCTCATGTGAAGAGCTCCGCGAACACTGCCGAGACTTTCAGGCGCACGTCATTAGGTCGTACCCACTGCGAAAACACGACCGTGGCCCAAAAAATTAATTTCGCAGCGTGCCCGCCTGATGAAAGTGCCCAGCTGCCCACATGCAGGACGGCGAAGGGGCGCGTCAGACTGTACAGGGTGCGATCCTTTCTTTCCAGCTCTGCCAACTATAACAACGGGGTCAGCGGAAATGGTGCCCCTCACAATAGCCTCCAACTGCAATCCTCCCTCCAAGCCGAGCCCGAGCTGCGTGATTGCGTAAAAAAGCCCCTGTGTGCCCTCTCCATCCCCTTTCAGTCTGAGTGTGGGCCTCCTAACGGGCCAGAGCCACAGAAGTGTGACCATACGGGTATGGGTATTGATGCACATGGGACTGAGGGCCCCAGCACAGAGCAAATAGAGGCTGTGAGGGGTGTAGCCGAGCGCAGGCAGGCAGAGCTGGAGGGTCGTACTGACCACCTCTGGCGGCGCTTGCAGGCCGTACAGGTGAAGCAGGTGGAGAGGCATGTCACGCAGCAGCTGCATGGCCTACACAGGAGCCTGGGGTTGAGCTGCACCAGAAGGCCCACTGCTGTATCCAGAAACTCAGCCGAGCTGAGCAGGCTGGCACGCAGCTGCAGCGAGATCCTCCGGACTGCAGAGAGCACCCTGGACTCGGACCACACGGCCAGCAGCTCCGGAGGTGACAGTGACAGTGAGGAAGATGAGGGATTGGAGAGAGGGGGTCGTCCCTTTAGAACGCTGCCAATAAAATCAAT TGTCACTGGCAAAGAATGGCAGTGGGCGGAGAGTAGGGCGTGGCTTGGCAGCAGGTGGGTGTGGCTGCAGACTCAAGTATCAGAGCTTGAGTATCGGATCCGTGCGCTGACAGAACTTTACACGCATCTTCGACAGGGAAAG GTTCGGTCCACTCACTCTGCCCCTGACACACCCCTCAGAGCATCAAACCCCTCCTCCACATCACACAACTACAA GTTGTCCTCTGCTGGTGATCCTAACAGGAAGTGGCAGACAGAAGACACCACCACTCCACAAACCGTGCCCAGTCCTCCACCTTCTGCCGCACGGGTTCGACCGTTACTCCGGCAACGACGTCACAAACTCGTTCGCCTGGAAGATCGCACAGCGCTGGGGTCAAAG GCAGTTTCATTACAGTGCTGGTGTGAACCAccggctgtgtgtgtgttatgtggtgGTGCTACTCCTCGCTCCCCCTCAGAAATCAAGCATCTGCGGATGCGTCAGACCTGGCTCGATATGTCTGTTCACCCTGTCCTCTCAATGCCATCAG ATTCACCCcttgcactgcattgtgggatacgcCCGCTGGCCGGGCACCACTCTCATAATTCACTACAGTGGACAGACATGTCATCGATGTCCTCTTGGCCAGGGAGACGGGGCCAGGGACGAGTTGGGAGAATGAGGAGGAGACTAGTTTGTCCTCGTCCGCCCAATGCACTGCCCcctttatttaacacacctg GTGGTTCTGGGTGCAGAAGTCAGAGGGGTGTGATTATTCCCAACTGTCTTCATCCACGAGCTCTAGATTTGCCCATTCTGCCGGCAACACCCCCAACAACAGACACACCCACTCAG CCTTTGCGAAGGAGGAGAGCAGAAAGCTCATTTGACATCGACAACCTAGTGATGCCTTTGGGCCTGGCTGGACTAGGAGCACGAGTACAAAGATTACAATACAAGGAAATTATCACCCCAAG CTGGAGGGAGCTGGACTCTCTCTCGGGGCTCTCTAAAAACCAGGAGGGGGCACATGCCCTGTTGTtcaattacaataaaacacagtACCAGCCCAATGGGGAAGGACTGGACAATGAGGAGGAAGAG GTGGAGGATCTCTCTGACGCTGTGTTTCTGAGCCGCCATGCAGTGTGTGAGAGCAGAGAGAGGAGTCGGTGGGGGAGCTGGGCTCGCAGACGTCGCCGGGGCAG ATCTTCTTCCTCCTACCATGGGGATTGGAAGAGCTCCAGGGGATTGGAGCAGACACCTGGCTCTCCAGATTCCAGGCAAAGTCATTTTGCAGAAGGAGATGTCTCGCCATGCAGTCCCTTCTGTACTGGAGCGGAGGATCCCTTCAGCCAGGCTGAGGATGAacagcag GCTGCGCTGCCATGGGAACGCCGGTCGTTCCCCTTGCAGGAGTCAGAACTTCAGTGGCtgcaggaggaggaagaggcCGAGCCAGACGAGGACCTGTGCACCGCCAGCGGCCGCAGCCAAAGCACGGACTCGGGCATCTCTGTGGGCAGCCTGGAGCTCTCCCCGAGGACCCCTCAGCAGCACTCAGGCACAGAGCGAGCCACCCCTCACACACTGTCCTGCAAACCAGCCACCCAGACGACAGTCTCTACAGCTCAGGATTCTCCCACACTTCCTCTTTCCTTATACACATCCTCTCCTTTATCATAG